Proteins co-encoded in one Dehalogenimonas sp. WBC-2 genomic window:
- a CDS encoding thymidylate kinase, whose translation MSLFITFEGCDGFGKSSQAKLLADRLAINGYQVLLTQEPGGTDLGIEIARLLKWSRHGTIGPLAELMLFNASRAELVNTVIKPALVAGKIVVCDRYIDSTVVYQGYGRSLSLSTVKAVNSIASQGLIPDLTLLLDMPVEKGQERKHLQQADRFEQEKFDFHQQVRDGYLALAQEEPSRWLIIDAAQPVSKIADIIWEHVKTRMDSKIILPPEKQG comes from the coding sequence TTGTCGCTTTTTATCACCTTTGAGGGTTGCGATGGATTTGGCAAAAGCTCTCAGGCCAAACTTTTAGCTGATCGTCTGGCAATTAATGGCTACCAGGTGTTGCTGACTCAGGAACCCGGAGGTACTGATCTGGGGATTGAAATTGCCCGTCTCCTCAAATGGAGCAGGCATGGTACTATCGGCCCCCTGGCCGAACTTATGCTTTTCAATGCCTCAAGGGCTGAACTTGTAAACACAGTCATCAAACCGGCTCTTGTTGCCGGAAAGATTGTCGTCTGTGACCGTTATATTGATTCAACTGTTGTCTATCAGGGATACGGACGGTCTTTATCCCTGTCCACTGTAAAAGCAGTTAACAGTATAGCTTCACAAGGTTTGATACCAGATTTGACCTTACTGCTGGATATGCCGGTGGAAAAAGGTCAGGAACGCAAGCATTTGCAGCAAGCCGACCGCTTCGAACAGGAAAAATTTGATTTTCACCAACAAGTCCGTGATGGTTATCTGGCACTGGCACAAGAAGAACCTTCACGCTGGCTGATAATAGATGCCGCACAGCCGGTATCAAAAATAGCGGATATAATTTGGGAACATGTCAAAACCAGAATGGATTCAAAAATAATATTACCACCTGAAAAACAGGGCTAA
- a CDS encoding ribonuclease HII, whose protein sequence is MEHLYPHFREESDFIRQGLKLVAGVDEAGRGSLAGPVVAGAVILGKQRKCGWLKDVQDSKLLSSETREELFQIITADAISFGLGIVSHTYIDTFGIVPATRLAMRLAVAELTPAPQALLIDFLRLPDIPLAQKGIVDGDAICVSIACASIVAKVSRDRLMRRLNERFGEYRLDQHKGYGTRGHLELLVKHGPSCYHRKSFAPVRNLRLLL, encoded by the coding sequence ATGGAACACCTTTATCCCCACTTTCGTGAAGAATCAGACTTCATCCGCCAGGGCTTAAAACTTGTGGCAGGGGTGGATGAGGCTGGCCGCGGCTCACTGGCCGGACCGGTTGTGGCTGGTGCCGTAATATTGGGCAAACAAAGAAAGTGCGGCTGGCTGAAAGATGTTCAGGATAGCAAACTACTGTCAAGTGAAACCAGAGAAGAACTTTTCCAAATTATTACCGCTGACGCCATCAGCTTTGGCCTTGGCATCGTTTCCCATACCTATATCGATACATTTGGTATCGTGCCGGCTACTCGTCTGGCAATGAGACTGGCGGTAGCCGAGTTGACTCCGGCACCCCAGGCACTGCTGATAGACTTCCTCCGCCTGCCTGATATTCCTTTGGCTCAAAAAGGCATCGTCGATGGCGACGCTATTTGTGTTTCAATCGCTTGTGCCTCTATTGTTGCCAAGGTAAGCCGCGACCGGCTTATGCGCCGCCTTAACGAACGGTTCGGTGAATACCGGCTGGATCAGCATAAAGGCTACGGCACACGGGGGCATCTTGAACTTTTAGTCAAACATGGCCCATCTTGTTACCATCGAAAATCGTTTGCACCTGTTCGTAATTTGAGATTACTCTTATGA